The Defluviitalea raffinosedens genome contains the following window.
GAGCCTGTACATATCCGTAAAATTATCCAGGTAAAGTTGGAAAAATCTCTTAACAAATATTTATAATATGACATACAGTTGTCATATTATGTGGATTATTATGAATATGAAATTGAGATATACCATATAAGGAGGAATTTAATATGAAAGAAAAATACTGCCAATCTTGTGGTATGCCAATGGAAGACACGGAAGATTTGTTTGGAACAAATGCGGATGGAACTAAGAATGATGACTATTGTAAGTACTGTTATGAAAACGGGACATTTAAAGCAGACATTTCAATGGAAGAAATGATTGAATTTTGTGT
Protein-coding sequences here:
- a CDS encoding zinc ribbon domain-containing protein, with translation MKEKYCQSCGMPMEDTEDLFGTNADGTKNDDYCKYCYENGTFKADISMEEMIEFCVPHVVSANSGMTEDAARSMVREFFPKLKRWKNT